A stretch of the Glycine soja cultivar W05 chromosome 13, ASM419377v2, whole genome shotgun sequence genome encodes the following:
- the LOC114381115 gene encoding stress-induced protein KIN2-like: MDSQNMSNNAGQAKGQAQEKANTVMDKASNAAQSAQESLQEVGQQMQAKAQGAADAVKNATGMNK; the protein is encoded by the exons ATGGACTCCCAAAACATGAGCAACAATGCTGGACAAGCAAAGGGCCAAGCTCAG GAAAAGGCTAACACAGTGATGGACAAGGCTAGCAATGCTGCTCAATCTGCTCAAGAGTCCTTGCAAGAG GTTGGACAACAAATGCAGGCTAAAGCACAAGGAGCTGCTGATGCTGTGAAGAATGCAACAGGAATGAACAAATGA
- the LOC114381113 gene encoding stress-induced protein KIN2-like codes for MDSQNMSYNAGQAKGQAQEKAGNMMDKASSAAQSAQNSMQQAGQQMQAKAQGAADAVKNATGMNN; via the exons ATGGACTCCCAAAACATGAGCTACAATGCAGGACAAGCCAAGGGCCAAGCTCAA GAAAAGGCTGGCAACATGATGGACAAGGCTAGCAGTGCTGCTCAATCTGCTCAAAACTCCATGCAACAG GCAGGGCAGCAAATGCAGGCTAAAGCACAAGGAGCAGCTGATGCTGTGAAGAATGCAACAGGGATGAACAACTAA
- the LOC114382698 gene encoding protein NSP-INTERACTING KINASE 1-like isoform X2 produces the protein MGKPRGEAILCFLFFFWFWSSSNALLSPKGVNFEVQALMGIKASLVDPHGILDNWDGDAVDPCSWNMVTCSPENLVISLGIPSQNLSGTLSPSIGNLTNLQTVVLQNNNITGPIPSELGKLSKLQTLDLSDNFLSGEIPPSLGHLRRLQYLRLNNNSFDGECPESLANMAQLAFFDLSYNNLSGPIPKILAKSFSIVGNPLVCATEKEKNCHGMTLMPMPMNLNNTEDASPSGRKKAHKMAIAFGLSLGCLSLIVLGVGLVLWRRHKHKQQAFFDVKGKPVLDWGTRKQIALGAARGLLYLHEQCDPKIIHRDVKAANILLDDYCEAVVGDFGLAKLLDHQDSHVTTAVRGTVGHIAPEYLSTGQSSEKTDVFGFGILLLELITGQRALEFGKAANQKGAMLDWVRKLHQEKKLELLVDKDLKTNYDRIELEEIVQVALLCTQYLPGHRPKMSEVVRMLEGDGLAEKWEASQSADTSNCKPQELSSSDRYSDLTDDSSLLVQAMELSGPR, from the exons ATGGGGAAGCCAAGAGGAGAAGCgattctttgttttttatttttcttctggtTTTGGAGCTCTTCGAATGCTTTGCTTTCTCCAAAGGGTGTGAACTTTGAAG TGCAAGCTTTAATGGGCATAAAAGCTTCTCTTGTGGATCCTCATGGTATTCTAGATAATTGGGATGGGGATGCAGTTGATCCATGCAGCTGGAACATGGTCACATGTTCCCCTGAGAATCTTGTTATTAGCCT GGGCATTCCCAGTCAAAATTTGTCTGGCACTCTATCTCCAAGCATAGGAAACCTAACAAATCTTCAGACTGT GGTGCTACAGAATAACAACATAACTGGACCAATCCCTTCAGAGCTAGGAAAACTTTCCAAGCTTCAAACACTTGATCTCTCTGATAACTTCTTAAGTGGGGAAATTCCCCCCTCTTTGGGTCATCTGAGAAGACTACAATACTT GAGGCTTAATAATAACAGTTTTGATGGAGAATGCCCAGAGTCACTAGCTAACATGGCACAGCTTGCTTTCTT TGACTTGTCTTACAACAATCTGAGTGGCCCTATACCTAAAATTTTGGCCAAATCATTCAG TATTGTAGGAAACCCCCTAGTTTGCgctacagaaaaagaaaaaaattgccaTGGGATGACACTTATGCCTATGCCAATGAACTTGAACAATACTGAGG ATGCTTCACCATCAGGCAGAAAAAAGGCTCACAAAATGGCCATAGCCTTTGGTTTAAGTTTGGGATGCCTCAGCTTGATAGTTCTTGGTGTTGGACTTGTTCTATGGAGGAGGCACAAGCATAAACAACAGGCATTCTTTGATGTTAAAG GTAAGCCAGTGTTGGACTGGGGCACAAGGAAGCAAATTGCCTTAGGAGCAGCAAGGGGACTACTATACCTTCATGAGCAGTGTGATCCAAAGATAATCCATAGAGATGTGAAGGCTGCAAACATATTGCTTGATGACTATTGTGAGGCAGTGGTAGGAGATTTTGGGCTGGCAAAGCTTTTAGATCACCAAGATTCACATGTCACAACTGCAGTGAGGGGTACAGTTGGGCATATTGCACCAGAGTACCTTTCCACAGGGCAATCTTCTGAGAAGACTGATGTCTTTGGATTTGGCATTCTGCTTCTTGAATTGATCACAGGCCAAAGGGCACTAGAATTTGGCAAAGCAGCCAACCAAAAAGGAGCCATGCTTGATTGG GTAAGGAAACTTCATCAAGAGAAGAAGCTTGAGTTGCTCGTTGACAAGGATCTCAAGACCAACTATGACCGGATTGAGCTTGAGGAAATTGTTCAAGTGGCACTCTTGTGCACACAATATCTTCCGGGCCACAGGCCCAAAATGTCCGAAGTTGTACGCATGCTTGAAGGTGATGGGCTGGCAGAGAAATGGGAAGCCTCACAAAGTGCTGACACTTCTAACTGCAAACCACAAGAACTCTCTTCATCAGATAGGTATTCTGACCTCACTGATGATTCTTCATTGTTAGTCCAAGCCATGGAACTCTCAGGCCCTAGGTGA
- the LOC114382698 gene encoding protein NSP-INTERACTING KINASE 1-like isoform X1: MGKPRGEAILCFLFFFWFWSSSNALLSPKGVNFEVQALMGIKASLVDPHGILDNWDGDAVDPCSWNMVTCSPENLVISLGIPSQNLSGTLSPSIGNLTNLQTVVLQNNNITGPIPSELGKLSKLQTLDLSDNFLSGEIPPSLGHLRRLQYLRLNNNSFDGECPESLANMAQLAFFDLSYNNLSGPIPKILAKSFSIVGNPLVCATEKEKNCHGMTLMPMPMNLNNTEDASPSGRKKAHKMAIAFGLSLGCLSLIVLGVGLVLWRRHKHKQQAFFDVKDRHHEEVYLGNLKRFHLRELQIATKNFSNKNILGKGGFGNVYKGILSDGTLLAVKRLKDGNAIGGDIQFQTEVEMISLAVHRNLLKLYGFCMTPTERLLVYPYMSNGSVASRLKGKPVLDWGTRKQIALGAARGLLYLHEQCDPKIIHRDVKAANILLDDYCEAVVGDFGLAKLLDHQDSHVTTAVRGTVGHIAPEYLSTGQSSEKTDVFGFGILLLELITGQRALEFGKAANQKGAMLDWVRKLHQEKKLELLVDKDLKTNYDRIELEEIVQVALLCTQYLPGHRPKMSEVVRMLEGDGLAEKWEASQSADTSNCKPQELSSSDRYSDLTDDSSLLVQAMELSGPR; the protein is encoded by the exons ATGGGGAAGCCAAGAGGAGAAGCgattctttgttttttatttttcttctggtTTTGGAGCTCTTCGAATGCTTTGCTTTCTCCAAAGGGTGTGAACTTTGAAG TGCAAGCTTTAATGGGCATAAAAGCTTCTCTTGTGGATCCTCATGGTATTCTAGATAATTGGGATGGGGATGCAGTTGATCCATGCAGCTGGAACATGGTCACATGTTCCCCTGAGAATCTTGTTATTAGCCT GGGCATTCCCAGTCAAAATTTGTCTGGCACTCTATCTCCAAGCATAGGAAACCTAACAAATCTTCAGACTGT GGTGCTACAGAATAACAACATAACTGGACCAATCCCTTCAGAGCTAGGAAAACTTTCCAAGCTTCAAACACTTGATCTCTCTGATAACTTCTTAAGTGGGGAAATTCCCCCCTCTTTGGGTCATCTGAGAAGACTACAATACTT GAGGCTTAATAATAACAGTTTTGATGGAGAATGCCCAGAGTCACTAGCTAACATGGCACAGCTTGCTTTCTT TGACTTGTCTTACAACAATCTGAGTGGCCCTATACCTAAAATTTTGGCCAAATCATTCAG TATTGTAGGAAACCCCCTAGTTTGCgctacagaaaaagaaaaaaattgccaTGGGATGACACTTATGCCTATGCCAATGAACTTGAACAATACTGAGG ATGCTTCACCATCAGGCAGAAAAAAGGCTCACAAAATGGCCATAGCCTTTGGTTTAAGTTTGGGATGCCTCAGCTTGATAGTTCTTGGTGTTGGACTTGTTCTATGGAGGAGGCACAAGCATAAACAACAGGCATTCTTTGATGTTAAAG ACCGGCATCATGAAGAAGTCTACCTTGGAAACTTGAAGAGGTTTCATTTAAGAGAACTCCAGATTGCTACCAAGAACTTCAGCAACAAAAACATTCTTGGAAAGGGTGGTTTCGGAAATGTCTACAAGGGAATTCTCTCAGATGGCACTCTTTTAGCAGTCAAGAGGCTTAAAGATGGCAATGCCATTGGAGGAGATATACAATTTCAGACTGAAGTTGAAATGATCAGCTTGGCAGTGCACAGAAACCTCCTCAAACTGTATGGATTTTGCATGACACCAACAGAAAGGCTTTTGGTTTATCCTTACATGTCCAATGGCAGTGTTGCTTCTAGGCTCAAGG GTAAGCCAGTGTTGGACTGGGGCACAAGGAAGCAAATTGCCTTAGGAGCAGCAAGGGGACTACTATACCTTCATGAGCAGTGTGATCCAAAGATAATCCATAGAGATGTGAAGGCTGCAAACATATTGCTTGATGACTATTGTGAGGCAGTGGTAGGAGATTTTGGGCTGGCAAAGCTTTTAGATCACCAAGATTCACATGTCACAACTGCAGTGAGGGGTACAGTTGGGCATATTGCACCAGAGTACCTTTCCACAGGGCAATCTTCTGAGAAGACTGATGTCTTTGGATTTGGCATTCTGCTTCTTGAATTGATCACAGGCCAAAGGGCACTAGAATTTGGCAAAGCAGCCAACCAAAAAGGAGCCATGCTTGATTGG GTAAGGAAACTTCATCAAGAGAAGAAGCTTGAGTTGCTCGTTGACAAGGATCTCAAGACCAACTATGACCGGATTGAGCTTGAGGAAATTGTTCAAGTGGCACTCTTGTGCACACAATATCTTCCGGGCCACAGGCCCAAAATGTCCGAAGTTGTACGCATGCTTGAAGGTGATGGGCTGGCAGAGAAATGGGAAGCCTCACAAAGTGCTGACACTTCTAACTGCAAACCACAAGAACTCTCTTCATCAGATAGGTATTCTGACCTCACTGATGATTCTTCATTGTTAGTCCAAGCCATGGAACTCTCAGGCCCTAGGTGA
- the LOC114381612 gene encoding E3 ubiquitin-protein ligase ATL6-like, protein MKFIVLFFLLASSSSYSYAQSPVALVVAHVPSTRAMLPMLLVIFLFALLFTAFCSIFIRYCSHEEQPQALPQATRVLATCPVTSYSAVKMRTPQNPVFQCAMCLAEFNDADDALHLLPKCGHVFHAHCIDA, encoded by the coding sequence ATGAAATTCATTGTACTCTTCTTCCTCCtagcatcatcatcatcatattcaTATGCTCAATCCCCTGTAGCACTAGTAGTGGCTCATGTCCCTTCCACCAGAGCAATGCTCCCCATGTTACTCGTGATCTTCCTCTTCGCCCTCCTCTTCACCGCATTTTGCTCCATCTTCATTCGCTACTGCTCCCACGAAGAACAACCCCAGGCGCTTCCACAAGCCACGCGCGTGCTCGCCACGTGTCCCGTCACGTCCTACTCCGCAGTCAAAATGAGGACACCGCAAAACCCTGTGTTTCAGTGTGCGATGTGTTTGGCGGAGTTCAACGACGCCGACGACGCGCTCCACTTGCTACCCAAGTGCGGTCACGTGTTCCACGCGCACTGCATCGACGCGTAG